The proteins below are encoded in one region of Triticum aestivum cultivar Chinese Spring chromosome 1B, IWGSC CS RefSeq v2.1, whole genome shotgun sequence:
- the LOC123085872 gene encoding uncharacterized protein — MPMWRRVRPRTSGHEDRLSALHDDLILLIVSRLDTRTALSMAVLAGRWVRIPRKLSALDFRVSDILPPEYERTIALRQRNIPHDATLAGALDSLKARCEIDTIRSFANGITSFLEADSGHDGRVKTLHLEFFQTYNSICVDRLINAAVGAWGVEDLEVVVRQSSGYDQTRTYNFPHNCLNLPSCLRRLTLGKYCALPPLHNYNTLTKLVLRDMSASTPVNMYERVFRDCIGLQVLHLTSCCCALTTLANLVIRFTGRRRWIRASRPERKLPHLKRL, encoded by the coding sequence ATGCCGATGTGGCGTCGAGTGCGGCCTCGAACGTCTGGCCATGAGGACCGCCTTAGTGCACTCCATGACGATCTGATCCTCCTCATAGTAAGCAGGCTGGACACCCGAACAGCCCTCTCCATGGCCGTCCTCGCCGGGCGCTGGGTTCGCATCCCACGCAAGCTGTCGGCGCTCGACTTCAGGGTGAGCGACATACTCCCGCCGGAGTATGAACGGACCATCGCCCTTCGCCAACGCAACATACCGCATGACGCCACTTTGGCCGGGGCACTCGACAGTCTCAAGGCACGATGTGAGATCGACACAATAAGGTCATTCGCCAACGGAATCACGAGCTTCTTGGAAGCGGACAGTGGCCATGATGGGCGCGTGAAGACCCTCCATCTCGAGTTTTTTCAGACATACAACAGCATCTGTGTGGACCGCCTGATCAATGCTGCGGTCGGCGCCTGGGGGGTGGAAGATCTGGAGGTTGTCGTCAGGCAATCATCCGGTTATGATCAAACGCGGACATACAACTTCCCCCACAACTGCCTCAACCTCCCGTCTTGCCTTCGCAGACTGACCTTGGGCAAGTATTGTGCACTGCCACCGCTGCACAACTACAACACGCTTACCAAGCTTGTACTGCGTGACATGTCGGCTTCCACGCCCGTGAACATGTATGAGAGGGTGTTCAGAGACTGCATCGGGCTGCAGGTGCTTCACCTCACGTCCTGCTGCTGTGCACTTACCACTCTGGCGAACCTCGTCATCCGATTTACTGGGCGGAGAAGATGGATACGAGCCAGCCGTCCGGAGAGGAAGTTGCCGCACCTGAAAAGGCTCTAG